The window GGTACTGGCGAGACAACATCGCACCCGCACAGGAAGACCCAAGCGCAACCTCAACCACCACCATCAGCACCAGAGCCTACCTGCGCACACTCTGCCAAACAGCAGACAAATACGGCATATACGTAGACATCGTACCCTACATGCTAACGCCCTCGTCGAGCTCGTTTGCAAAAGACCCCTATGCCACACCAAACTTCGGCTGGCAAGGCCTACCGATGACAGGATGGGACGACGCAGGCAACAACTTTTTACGCGATGCAGGATACCAAAACAACGAAAAAGCCTTCTGGACTTGGTTTTGGACTGACATGGCAAACAACCTCAAAGACTACCCAAACGTAATCTTTGAAGCATGGAACGAACCAGGCTGGAACGGAGGCGACACCGAACCCATACCCAGCGGCTACATGACCTACCTCCAAACGATGTACAACGCCATACGCGCAACAGGCGCAAACCACCTAATCATGATGCAGTGGCACATGGGCTGGGTGCCAAACGGCTACGGCGCAACCCTTGGTTGGGCATCAACCATACACAACGCGTTGTCCAACCCCACAAACATGGTGTATACCACACACTTCTACTATTACGCTCCAAGCGACCAAACAGCCTACTGGGCACTCGACTACAACACATTAAAGACGCAGGTACAGAGCGCAATCAACGGCATGGGCGTGAGCGCACCGTTAGTCATCAACGAAGAAGGTTCATGCTTAACCAGCTCA of the Candidatus Bathyarchaeota archaeon genome contains:
- a CDS encoding glycoside hydrolase family 5 protein, which encodes APNLILWGSGSGDSWAVQWNYNPTAVMEQTFNALQNQWHVNMIRVFIYPSWYWRDNIAPAQEDPSATSTTTISTRAYLRTLCQTADKYGIYVDIVPYMLTPSSSSFAKDPYATPNFGWQGLPMTGWDDAGNNFLRDAGYQNNEKAFWTWFWTDMANNLKDYPNVIFEAWNEPGWNGGDTEPIPSGYMTYLQTMYNAIRATGANHLIMMQWHMGWVPNGYGATLGWASTIHNALSNPTNMVYTTHFYYYAPSDQTAYWALDYNTLKTQVQSAINGMGVSAPLVINEEGSCLTSSKNKQNDYTWWQNLILAQRDLGVGACAYYWLSDSGLGPVYSGETMLSSGYGYTPNTMGQAYVNAYQPPAATPTPTATPTPSPTPTPTQSPTSTPTPEPTQTPTPTPT